In Pyrus communis chromosome 8, drPyrComm1.1, whole genome shotgun sequence, one genomic interval encodes:
- the LOC137743068 gene encoding putative pentatricopeptide repeat-containing protein At1g12700, mitochondrial, with protein MLLMMRAAIAAASSYLKVGYGSRSSTTRLRLRGMLPCLLHSSSVVVVFFNNYLALFHSPASISTESRNTQQHQRVKITNVEDALNVFDEMLQRRPLPSVVPFNQILTQLAKLKHYSAVISLNNKMGVSGIRPDIYTLSIIINCFCHLHRMGFGLSVLGNFFKLGFEPNVTTCNTLINGFLLQNREAEAAALFNKMLDSGTCKPDVVTFGTLVKGLCAIGNNTAAIQLLKKMGEGACKPNIVIYNTIIDSLCKDTLVADALNLFSEMTSKGIAPNVLTYTSVIHGVCKLQDWKEATRLLNEMVSKHIFPNVYTFSVLVDTFCKEGMVQEARSVIEMMIQRGIEPDMITYTSFMDGYCLRGEMDEAKKVFDVMFSKGCMVDAHSYNILINGYCKLKRIDDARMLFLEMSQRGIVPNMVIYNTLIDGFCKMGKLQDAHNLFSQMHTLGQLPNVQTYNILLDGLCKNQQFPEAVELLDEMEEKKLDFNIVTYNILIQGLCRAEKVEYAWDLFRSLSSKGVQPDVRSYNIMISGFCNGGLTCKAENLLREMEERGRSPNGCTYNTIIRGFFNNNNISRAVRLIQEMVERGFSADASTTELIVNLLSKDEVDPTLLAFIESPQ; from the coding sequence ATGCTGTTGATGATGCGGGCAGCGAttgctgctgcttcttcttaTTTGAAGGTTGGTTATGGCAGCAGAAGCAGCACCACCAGACTCAGACTCAGAGGTATGCTGCCttgtcttcttcattcttcttctgttgttgttgttttcttcAACAATTACTTGGCTTTATTTCATTCTCCAGCTTCTATATCGACCGAATCTAGAAATACCCAACAACACCAGCGTGTGAAAATCACTAATGTTGAGGATGCTCTCAATGTGTTCGACGAAATGCTTCAAAGGCGTCCTCTGCCTTCCGTTGTCCCTTTCAACCAAATCTTGACTCAACTTGCCAAGTTGAAACATTATTCGGCAGTCATCTCCTTGAATAATAAAATGGGTGTGTCGGGAATTCGTCCTGATATTTATACTCTGAGTATTATCATTAACTGCTTTTGCCATTTGCACCGGATGGGGTTTGGTTTGTCAGTCTTGGGAAACTTCTTCAAATTGGGTTTTGAACCAAATGTCACGACCTGCAACACTCTAATCAACGGTTTTCTTCTCCAGAATAGAGAGGCCGAGGCAGCAGcacttttcaacaaaatgttgGACAGTGGTACTTGCAAGCCGGATGTGGTTACTTTCGGTACCCTAGTCAAGGGCCTTTGCGCGATAGGTAACAACACTGCAGCAATCCAATTGCTTAAGAAGATGGGAGAAGGGGCTTGCAAGCCTAACATAGTTATTTATAACACGATTATCGACAGTCTTTGCAAAGATACTCTAGTTGCCGACGCACTGAACCTCTTCTCAGAAATGACGAGTAAGGGTATTGCCCCAAATGTCCTGACCTATACCTCTGTGATTCATGGAGTTTGCAAATTACAGGATTGGAAAGAAGCTACAAGATTGTTGAATGAAATGGTGAGTAAACATATCTTTCCAAATGTGTACACCTTTAGTGTCTTGGTTGATACATTTTGTAAAGAGGGAATGGTCCAAGAAGCAAGGAGCGTGATTGAAATGATGATTCAAAGAGGTATCGAACCTGATATGATTACTTACACTTCGTTTATGGATGGGTATTGTTTGCGAGGAGAAATGGATGAGGCAAAAAAGGTTTTTGACGTAATGTTTAGCAAAGGGTGCATGGTTGATGCTCATAGTTATAACATATTGATAAATGGCTATTGTAAACTTAAAAGGATAGATGATGCCCGGATGCTTTTTCTGGAAATGTCTCAAAGGGGAATTGTTCCAAATATGGTTATTTATAACACTCTTATAGATGGGTTTTGCAAGATGGGAAAACTACAAGATGCACATAACTTGTTCTCTCAAATGCATACTTTAGGTCAACTTCCAAATGTTCAAACGTATAATATTTTACTGGATGGCCTTTGTAAAAACCAACAATTTCCCGAGGCAGTTGAATTGTTGGACGAGATGGAggaaaagaagttggattttaatATTGTAACTTACAATATTCTTATTCAAGGTTTGTGCAGAGctgaaaaagttgaatatgcatgGGATCTCTTTCGGAGTTTGTCATCGAAAGGAGTTCAACCTGATGTCAGGTCATATAATATAATGATTAGTGGATTTTGTAATGGGGGGCTAACATGTAAGGCAGAAAACTTGCTAAGGGAAATGGAAGAGAGAGGTCGTTCTCCAAATGGTTGCACGTACAACACAATTATCCGAGGGTTTTTCAATAACAACAACATATCAAGGGCGGTGAGGCTTATTCAAGAAATGGTGGAGAGGGGTTTTTCTGCAGATGCATCAACCACGGAGTTGATCGTTAATTTATTGTCTAAAGATGAAGTAGATCCTACTTTGTTGGCATTTATAGAAAGTCCGCAATGA